The Hevea brasiliensis isolate MT/VB/25A 57/8 chromosome 9, ASM3005281v1, whole genome shotgun sequence nucleotide sequence AATGCAGGTGAATTCAAATATGGGATGCCAGGTGAGGCATATTTTTTTACCCATACAGAGAGAAGATATGCAAGTGGATCATTGTTGAAAAGGACGACGAATACAGGTTTCTGGAAGGCCTCTGGTGTAGATGCAAAGATAGTTCACAAGAAGCGAGTTATTGGGTTGAAGAAAACCATGGTTTTCTACTGGGGCAAAGCTCCAGCAGGGGTGAAAAGCTCTTGGATTATGCATGAATATAGAGTCAATCCCAATTTGTTTCCTCAGGCTGAGCAGGACAAGAGCCTTAAGACCAAGGTAAACACAATTAAGCCCCATTTAGCATTGATGTAGTGGTCAAAAAGGGCTTTTCGGAAAATGACTTTTTAATAAAATGATTGTTTTGTTACTCCAACTGCAGGATAGGCCTTTAGTCACTCTTGTTTCTTTCATTATATTTTAGCTAAATCAACAACTTGTTGATTTGCATAAGCTTAAGTTTCTGATAAACTTGTTTCAGTTGGAGAGCTACGTGGTGTGCAGAATTCGAAAAAAAAACAAAGATTCTAAGGCAAAAGTTCCAGAGGAAGGCTGAAAAAATAGTAGAGTCTGCTTAAATGAGTAGAAATGTAATGTCAAGGTTTTCCCTAAACCTAATCAATTGTTAAGAGGATTTCTATTGTAATCTCAGTGTTACATCCTGTTAACAATTTTAGTATGCAATAAAAAGGGTCCctttcttttataatttgtttGTTAATcatatcacaaattaacattctcATCTAACAAATTGCATATCACAATACCCATATAAATGAAACAAAAAATTAACAAGAAATATATCTAATAAaaccattaaaataaaaattaaacaacaCCCTTATAACAAAAAAACTGTAAGACCCATATAAcagtaataaaattaaaagtccctttcttttataatttgtttGTTAATcatatcacaaattaacattctcATCTAACAAATTGCATATCACAATACCCATATAAATGAAACAAAAAATTAACAAGAAATATATCTAATAAaaccattaaaataaaaattaaacaacaCCCTTATAACAAAAAAACTGTAAGACCCATATAAcagtaataaaattaaaaataatagtcATATAATAAGTTAACAAGAAATATATCATATCTaacaaaacaattaaaataaaaaaccaaaaaataaataaaacaacaaGACCAGTAGAGTAAAAAGTAGAGAGCAAAGTAGACGTTTTGTTTTAAAGAAAAAgacagagagaaaagaaaaggaaaacagatGTTCTATTTTGAACTACAGCATAGTATAAGAAAAGAGAAGAGGATGAGATTCTGCTGTGTTGAAACTTGAAAGAAGAAAGACACAGAAGAAAAGGAGAAGTGGAGAAAAaatagaagaaagaaggagaagaGAAGAGAGACATACTTGTTGTGATTCAAGAGAGCCAGTTGTTGTGCATGAGAGAGCTTCTGTTTTTGGTGGCATAACAAAATGGGTTTGTTCTCTtagttcttttttttctatttttttttttttaaaaaaaaaaaaaacctctacTTTCCTTGTCTATCTCAACACTCCGCCTCCTATTCTTGGCTAGTTGTAAGGCTTCACTCCTATATCTCTTGCTGCCTGGAGCTAACTAGTGTGGATAAACCAGAATGAAATATAGGATAAACCTCGAAAATGCTTAATATTTGGGCTTATGCGAGGTTGCCAGATAGGAGAAAAGCTGACCTAGGGGCCCAGGCCAAGGGGGATCTAGGTGCCTCACGAGGCTAGAACTCCCGTCCCGTgacaatgtggtatcagagcaaggcccTAGATGATTCGAATCACGCCAAGCGCCCCAACGAGACCGGGGTAGGCAGGGTGCTGATAGCGATAAGGGTGTTGCTGGAATCGGGTGGGGGAGAATGTCAGGCCTCAATGGGATAGAGGTAGACAAGGGTTTCTCAATCCCACATCGGATAAGAAAGGGGTCGATCCGAGGGATAAGTGCGGCTTGTCATGCAACTTGTATGCGTCTAACGAGTAACATGATGAATCTTGGCAAGACATTTTAGAGGATGTCTGCGTGTGGAAGTTGGTGAGTGCATTGGCAAAGTGGTGGCCAACATGCTGCTCAAGTGTTTGCGTTGGGTGAGCGCAACTAATGTGTATGGGCTCCTACGTGCGAGGGAGTGTGACAAGTTGCGCAGGGAAGCAATGTGAACGCACGCAAACGAAGGCGTTTGAGGGATTGGGTGGGGGAGAATGTAAAGGTTCGGGGGAGAATGTAACGGTTCGAAAGTTTCTCGCTCCTATTCTTGGCAGTTGGCAAGGCCGTCACAAGCTGTCTCTTGCCCTATAGAGCTAACCAGTGCAAATCTATACAGGTACGTGTGAGAAACCTTGAAGATGCTTAATATTTGGGCTTATGCGAGCTTGTCAGATAGGGAGAAAGGCTGACCTAGGGGCCCTAGTCAAGGGGGACCTAGGTGCCGTACAGGGCTAGAACTCCCGTCCCGTGACACTTGTCAACTAGGGCAGTCACCTTACTGAAGCAAGGCCAAGCGGAGCCAAGCGAGGCATTAAAGGGTTGCTTTACCTTGGCGCCTCGCTCACCTTTAATAACACTTACATAGTGCAAGACCACAACATTTTGCATGATAATTTAAATGTGCTAAGCTTGTAGCTCTCGAGAGAATCTTTCCTCGTCTTGTTAGACAATGTGTGCACGAAAGTTATCCACTCCCTAAAGGTCGCGGAacatttttctttgtttcttgTCTCTTTGGCCTAGGGTTTTTTGGTCCCTTCCTTCTGTCAATTTAGCGACCTCTTCTGCTCCACAAGGGTAGGGGGGCCTCATCCTCTTCTGCTTGACATTAGATCTGGCCCTTATCCCTTTTAGGGGGTATTTGTAGATATGGGTTTTGGAGTTTTCTAGGTCCGGTGCTTTAATAAGTGAGGGATTTTCGATTTGGACTTAAGTATCTTGCCTTTAGTGGCTTGTGCATTTCCTGTAAGTTGTGGGTTTCTGTGGTGGGTAAAGAAATCTCAAGCATTGGTGTGTGGTCTTTGGATTTGATTTGGCATTTGAAGCAATCGTTTGGTGGAGTTTGGGTCTTTGGGTCCTTCCTTGCTTTGGATTAGGTCTACCTTTAGGGCCTAATTCTTCAGGCCTTGAAATGTATAGTTTTGAGCTATAATTGAGATATAATATATTGGTTTTAAAATAAGGTGAATTGTAATAGCCTTGGATCCTAGTAGATCCCTTTTTTATGTACTAGGCCTTAGGCCTTCTTATGCATTGAATTCTATCTATTTATATAACAAAAAAATCTTGTTAGGCAATAATATTTTTCTGTATACTTTGAGCTGAGCTAGAAAATgtgacttttttttttgtttttttaatgtTATTGCTGTATTGGATACTTGATTAAGGTTGTGTGTGCTTtagagagggaaaaaaaaaaaagaaggcttAACCTCCTTAAAAACACCCTTAAATATGTCCCTATTGTTCATTGATGATTAATCAAGGTTCTGTTGGATGTATTTTCTGAAGCAAAAATCTAATCgtatttaatttatttcaaagTTATTTGTTGCTTGTTAAAAAGCAAATTGGGTGTAAAATTAAATTGCTTAGAACTAATAATGGATCTGAGTGTGTACTTCAAAGAAGTTCAAACCTTTTAGTGAGAGGGAAGGAATTCATCATTAACAGACTGTTCCTGACACTTTTAAACAAATGAAGTTAAGTGAAAGGAAGAACTAAACAGTGATGGAGAAGTCAATACCTCAATATATTTGCTAAATTTGTCGCCAACAAGAATTTTGAATGGCTGAACTCCTTATGCATTGTGGCATGGAGAGAAGCCTATAATTGATCACCTCAAAGTTTTTGGAAGTGTTTGCTATTTTCATATGCCAAAAGCAAAGAGAGATAAGATTATTTTTAAAGCTGAAGTTGGAATTTTCCTGGAGTatagtgtgtgtgtgtgagaagcATTTATTAGCATATACATATAATCAAATTTAATAACATGGTTTTTTTAGTGAGATACTAGCACTTCATTATGTGATTTAGATtctcaaaattataattaataataaataaataaatattatttgtaaatttaaatggtccaattaaaataagaaaaataaattaaaattttctaaaaaataaaaaaatatatatttacaaTTTATAGAAATTGCatgtaagaatgagaaatttacccttattctttgttatatatatacCACAAAATTAAAGCTATCCGAActtgattatatatataatattggaCATATGTTACattttaggaaaaattattaaaagaagtttaaaccttaatttttttaattatatctaATATTACCTGCATTGGACCAAATCAAATAGTCAACGCTTGGAATAAAACATTCAACGTGTTATTCAAAGTGTCAATGCCTTGATAAGTAAGTCAAAATCGAGCAGTCTTCAGCTGAACAAAAATAATTCAATCTAGATCCAAACCAGTAGCAACAAACGGAATGAAGATACAATGAAATCGCTCACCCAACAAACTGAGTAAAACCTACACTGAGTAATAGCAATGACTATCATAGATCAAGCCGAATTATTTGGAGACAATTTTGGGATGTcaacttaaaattatttttgtgATTGAAACAATCACTATTTTCCTTAAAACCTATAAATATTAGAAACAGTCAAGTAGCAGGTATGCATATACCGTCCAAAATCAATATTGAATTATTCTCTTAATCTCTTATTTTCAaactattattttctgatttgaGTATCGGAATGGCTGATCGAAAGACTACCGACCTcacttttctttattttataggTCTACGTGGCAATAGGATTGGACCTTTGAAGCTCATGACAACATAAATATCTTAAATTAATCAAATGATTAATTAAACTTTATGTTTTTTTAactctttcttatattttaatagtGGTGTGATGTGGCATCTGATATAGTAAGGACGTTAAATAATTAATGAATATGCTGACAGGGgaatataattatcaaaaattgaaaagtaTAAAATTTAAATGGTAATTAATCAATATGTgtaataattacaaaaaaaattaaaaaattgaaaatattcgatTTTATTGCTAATGATTAACTAATAGtatttgtaattaatttaaaaaaagtaaaaattaattaaattgcaagaattttgcaCCTATTGTTGGTTAAAGTTAAGAGAGCTTTCTTATCATTTTGGGATAATTATTATATGCTATCACTtaaatttatgagtatttttataaaaattattaaattttaatttttttcataaaatttattaaattttaatttaatttcttaaaaattattaaattttaatttaatttcttaaaaattattatgacttaaaattaaaaattttaatattaacttgttgatttgttaaatattttataaataaaattatctaattagtaattgctaataaaaaaacaaataaagGGAAGGCTTGACAACGAATGGATAACTGaatgcattatatatatatatattaatgtaattaataaaataaagtaattttaattataaaataattgacaGGTCAGTGGGTTAACTTATaaacttttaatttttgattacttttataaaattaaattaaaattaaataaattttatgaaacaaattaaattttagtgatttttataaaaatattcataaaattGAGTGATTACTATCTTATTATTTTGTGTATAATCCCAAAgccaaatagagttaaaattgaaatcagactgatttaaattaaattaaaattaaactaaagCTATCAAAATATTGATCGACTTGGATTATAACTAAATTggattggtatgggaccaataaaactggattttttttatttaaaaaaagaaaatttgagaTTATTATTCttcgttaaatttattatttttataaccttttttttaatataaaaataaaaataacataataAACATAaattctcatatatatatatttaataattttaattttattcatttaattttaatgaaactattttttatatttctttctcaatttctttctccttgaaatttttttatgaaaatttatatttaattaattgataaattttcataactaattattttttttttctaaaggtACAGATTAGCCATTTTAATTTGAGacaaaaaaggaaaaggaaaatctggaaaattaatGCAGGGATCTTAATGTAATTTAGCCATAGGCGGGCCGGTTTAGCCTGTAATAGGATCCAGTTCCCTACCAAATCTAACCCGGTTGGTCTCTCGGACCGCATAGCGTACAAAATCCTCGAATCTGAAAATCGTATTTCATCGTCTCCCTCTTCCAAAATCCACTCAAAATCGATCTCCGATTTCTCTGCAATTTTCCCTTTAATTCTTCGAATCAACGCTCGATTCGTTCAATTCACGGTCTCCTCTTTTGATCGACACCTCTTTCGATTGTGGCCGTTgattctgcacttttctagggttagggtttcgAGTCTTGTTCTCGTCGGTCCTCTAATCTCTTGATTCCTTATGGTTTTTCGATATCCTCTGTGTATGCCTTAATTTCCCCATCAATTCTCGGTATATTATTGTAGATTGTTTCGTTTCTCTTTGATCTTTAGGGTTTCGAAGGTTTCGAATTTTTCGATTTGTGTAGTGGTTGTCGGAACCTGTAAATTCGTTTAGGGTTTGATTCCTTTCGTTATATTTCTTTCGTTATTCCGTCTCTGTATCACCCTTTTTTTCTTGGAAATTGGGTTGTATCGTTGGTGAATTCGgaatttagggttagggtttcTTTTGGGAAATTTTAAGGTTCTCTTTTTGTGGAATTGGCTTGGGGTTTCGTTTCTTCTCATCTTTAAATCATCTTAGCGGTATAATCCCGTGTTTTTACGCCAAATCTAAGTGCAATTTTTCTCTATTCTGTCTTTGAGTTTGAATTCTTGCGAATTTTACAGGTAAATAGTCTCTGTTCTCTAATTGTCGCTAATATTGTTGTATTGATgataatttattttcaattgtTCTATAATAATCAATTTTGTTTCACAGATGGGTCATTGGGAGTGAATGGTGTGGTTGGCTACTTGCTAGCTTGGTTATTGTTTTAATTAAAAATAGGGTATTTTACAATTAAGTCCTATAGCAAAACCCAGATATTAGTACTTATTATGTTTGTTTCTGTTAACAAATTAGTATCTGTCTCTAAATTAACCATTAACTTTAGTAACTGAACTCTGAATTTTTGTTTTATTAGCAAAATAGTCCCTACatctaaatttttatattaacatAAATAATTACTTGAATGTAGGACTAAATTGCTTGCTAATAAAACAAAACTTCAGGACTAAATTGTTTCAAGTTGAAAAGCAACTAATTTTTTAACAGAATTTAAGGACCAAATTTATTAAAAAACAAACCATTAACTAATCTATGGTTTCTGCTATACCTCAGGTATTTAGTTTAAATTACCCTTGAAAATAATGGTATTATGCTGCATGGAGTTAGCATGATAGTAAATGTGTAACTGTTACTTGCTAGCTTGTTTGTGTTTTTGATGAAGCTAATAGTACTTTGTTGCAAGGCATTAGCATAGTACTAGTAAATGTGTTACATACTTGAGTATTTTCCTGCATGCTTCTTGAGTTGTGTTTGGCATCAGTGGATTCTTCAGGACAAATTTTCTGGGATTCTACTATAGACTTACTGTTTCTGCAAATGATTTGGAAATGTTCATTAAAACAGGGTTCTGCAATATTAAGTAAGCATTTGTCATGTTTATTTATATAAGGCTCAATATCATGCTTCCTATCTTTAGTTAGTTATACCTTCTGTAATGGTTACCTGCTATCAATATACATTTATGTATGTTTTTCTGTATTTAGAATACATCTTTTATATGCTAAACATTACTTGTGTATCTCATCCTTGGCTAATTGGGttaatcttttttctttttcttttttttcttttgtttttaattattcttataattttgaATGAACTTGAGGCTGAATTCTTGTGCATATTAATCTATAGAtgcttttatttttatgttgacacattcactgattttgttttgaatgtgTTTTGTCATCTTGTTGGGGCATGCTGTAGCTTCTGACTTTTCAGAGAATCAAACTTTTGTTTTGAACCATcttaatttttgtttctttttcttgCAGGCTAATGGGATTTAAAAGGCCCTTTGATAGTGAGGAGTTTCAGGAGCTTCCTTGTAAGCAGGCTAGACAGGTGGACTACAGCAATAAGTTAACCCAATTTGCAAATTTGTATAAAACCACGTCTCAGGGACTTGATGGTACAGGTAAAAATTGGGGCCTCTAACTTTCTCGCTTATCCTTCTACCACATTTTGCTATTTTGTTCTGTTAACCTGACTGAACTATGCATGTCTTGCTTGTTTTAAAACTACttatctttttcatttatttgtttTACATAAAGCAGATGATTATGAGGGAAGCATTGTAAAATCTCAACAGCATGACACATTTGAAAACAATGGTGTCACTGCAGATCCAAGTTTTGCCAAAGATGTTGAGGTCAGTGCTCCTTTGCCATTGGTCACAAGCAGTTCTGGTGATGAAGATGTTGGGTACAGGGTAGCGGCTGAAGATGTTGGGTACAGGGTAGCAGCTTACTCTTCTCATTCCCCAGAACATTCTGAATTTGGTTTTCCCCAGAGATTTGTTCCTTTTGAGAATGCGTACTCCTCGTACTTGGATCGTTCTCCTAGAAGACAAGTTCCTCTTGGACCAGATCATCAAGCCAGCATTCCAATGTGGGGCGGGCATGAGAAGAAGTACCCATTAGAACAAGTAGACTCGGTTGATCCAAATAACTTCTCTTCTCTTTCTGGATCAGACTTGATTTATGATGATAATGAAGAGAAGCTGATGGGCGCATGCATTATTCCGATGCCAGATATAGAGTCCTCTGCAGACAACAGTAATGAGGCTGGACGTGGCAGAACAGATTGCAGTTGCCTGGATGAAGGCTCTATTAGATGTGTACGACAGCACATAATGGAAGCTCAACAAAAACTCAGAAAATCCCTTggacatgaaaaattaatgaatttggGACTTTATGACATTGGAGAGGAGGTGACACATAAATGGAGCGAGGATGAGCAACGGTTGTTTCATGCAGTTGTGTTTTCAAATCCTGCATCCTTGGGCCAGAACTTTTGGAACTACTTATCACAAGTTTTCCCTTATCGATCCACAAAGGAAATTGTCAGCTATTACTTTAATGTCTTCATGCTTCGGAGGCGGGCTGCTCAGAACAGGTCCAACTTGCTCGAGATTGATAGCGATGATGATGAACTGCATGAAATAAATAGGGGACCCTTCGAAGTTCGAGTTTCAGATGAAGATGATGGGTCTGACATTGAGTCTCTTGATCAGTATGGTTATGCAGATCATGGAGAGGATACTCTTGTTGAAgacgatgatgatgatgaagatgatgatgaagatgatgATGAGGATGACGACGACGACGACGATGATGACGGTGATGGTGATGGTGATGGAAATCTGGGAGATGTTAGTGGAGATGCCACTGGAGAAGATTCCGGGGTAGATTATGTTTCAGAAGCTCATGATCTGAATTCATTCGATGGTAGCAGGCTTGATGCTGTTGTTAAGCATGTTGACAATAATGCAGGAAGCAGTGGGGAAGATTTCACTGTTCAAGACGACTCATGCATGTCGTTTGAGTTCCAAGCTGATAAGTTTGAATCTTGTGATCCCGTAGATACTGGTGTTGCTTTGCAATTGAGTGGGGTTAAGGGTGATGACAGGGAATGCTTGCCTAGTAACGGGGATGAATACAGTGTTGTTGCGGATCAGCTGTACTTAACGGATCATTGTGATGCTAAGCCTTGGGATGCCCATTACACAGTTCCAATGAAAGGTGTTGATCTTCTTCCTACATGTAACATCATAGAAGAAATTTTTGGGGATGGAACTTCCAATGAGTAGATAAAAAATAACTGTGGCAGCAGCTAGTGCCTTTCTAAGGTCCACAAGCATGCCTTGATGTACAGTGTGTCTGGCCTTTGTGTTGGATCCTGGGAATTTTCTATCTAAGCACACCATGCAAGAATTTTTATTTCTCGAGTATAGGTggttttttacttttatttattaAAGTAGGAGGAAGGAAAAGGgggattataaaaaaaaaaaaaagcagattTCGGTTTTGGATTTTGTTCATGTACATTCATATGTGGAATTTAACATTTTGAGAATTTCGTTATAAAGCTCCCATTTTTGTCATTTATGACTTAAGCTGCTTTCCCGGGCATAAAGCATGGGCTTTTGGAATGAATGCATCTAATCCTGAGCAGGAAGCATCATTCCACAATATCTTGTCCTCATCATTATACCCACTTAGCTGGCCATCTTAAAGGCACAGAGAGTAATCACTTGGGAGGCCAGAGTGGTTCAGAGATGGTCTTATTTCAACCTGGTATGCTGTTATGTGCTTGGTTGTTGTGGACTAGGTAGCATTTGGCTGTGCATTGCAGCTGCAATCCCTGATTACAATTCTTCAGTGTAGTGTCTGTGTTGCCTTGTGTGGTCCAAATTCAGTGGTTGGCAGTGGCAGGAATTGGCAGAGCTGGCACTAATCTTTGGTTTGAGGTTAGCGAAAAAATACTAACAAGGCAGTGTAAGGATACAGATGAAGGTGAGTACGCAAGTAGTAAAGTAAAATGATACCTCATGTAACTAAAAATCCAACGATTATTATTGGCAATTCGTGTTATTATTGAGTTAATTGATGTGATACTATTCAAGTGTTCATCAACCATAGTTTTGTCTGCCACAACAGGTGCTCATGTGACCCTTTTCTTTTTGGCTTCTTGTCATTTTCTCTGTAAAGAGGTTTGGCAAATCTCAATTTTCTTTCTAATTTTATCTTTCTTCTTATGTTCGATCAAAGCCAGTACTGCTAAAGACATTGAAAGTTTCTAGTTTATTTGCCTTATTTTGGCCAATTAGAGCCGGCCAAGTTCGAGTGGAGTGTGAAACTGGCTCTATCAAATTCAGGATCGAAATCGACCAATAATTTACGAGTCTAAATTAGACTGAAATCATCTAGGCTTGTTCCTGGTccctcttcttgaattctgagttcTGAATTTGATTCGGAGGCTCTTTCTTGGTCCCTCCTTTTGAATTCTGTTGAAAACAATTGTTTAATGTCAATTCAAAATCAAATTAACCTTCCAAAATTCGATTCACCTCCACAAATCGAACCGGACCAGCAGTATGGCCCACTATGTGAcagtttctttatttatttatttattttttaaaaaaagaaaattggagCCTCAGCTTGAATCTGACCAAccatttccacaattcaactttCATTTGTTTATtactttgttctttttttttatacACGAACCAACAAGTGAAGCGCGTCACCAACATATCGACAAAGAGCAAGACCCATCAAAACCATACATCAGCCAATTGAAAGGGGAAACGGAGGTCTACCTATCGGTTGGAGGGAGAGGAGGAGCCGTCCCTCTGTGGTCCGGGATGCCTCAACACGGGAACACTGAGACGAAAACTCTAGAAGAGAGAAAAATAACTCTCACTTTATGAGAGACGACCTCttactttattttaaaattatctaAAATACTaccattaatttatttattagtaAAAAATATTCATAGTtatcaattaaactcttattaataataaaataaagttgTCATTTTTATCAACTGAATTAATTATATTAAGTGAAAAACATGattgttaattacaaaatactcaACCACAAAATGAGGttcttttttattaaaataattaattactttaattaggttcttaaatagaagaaaaaaaattatcaatgaatttaattaattataacattaTAAAGATTTATAAatggattttttttctttatttttacaaTTGAGATTAAATTAGGTTTACTCAAAATTAATTGCTAACCTAGTTTTTCTGTGAATTGTGGCTTAATAATATTAAAGGCATGTTTGATATTGCTACTGttattgagaaaattatttttttaaatatataagttagagagtattaaaaaaataatttaaaattatatttgataAGTTTTAACTATAaagatactaaaataataaaataatttttttaaactgtttttttaataatatctaaaataatatttttattcaaaaaagtaGTTTTGACCTGTTAAACTCAATATCAAACAGACACTAAAAtaacaataaataataaaataactagCTACAGTTGAAATAGTTATATGAttttaattcatataaatttCTAGTATTATTATGTCCTTTTTTTGTTTTTAGTTAAtgctaatttaattatttattaaaatataattatatatatatatataaaataaaaaatagaaaaaaaggcGAAAAGATCTTAAAAAAGAATGATGGGATTGTGCAATTGACAAGGAGATCAGTGTAAAGGTGGTTTGACTTGATCAAAGCAAACAAAGCAGTGTTACTTAAGAAGAAAATGGTTAAACAGTGGGAGGAAAATGGTGTGGCTATTATAAGCTCAATTATATATGAAATAGATTTAatcattaataaattaaatattgggatttagatttatatatttattatacatatttttgattaattttacgtaaattttaatataaatatttaatttaattataaaattcatTAATGTATTAGAGACATATAAGGGGTTGCATTATCATGGGAATTTGACTTTTGACTTGGAGAAATTAATAAATACATAATTAAAAGTctctataatattaattattttaataattatcaattattttattaacCGTTAACCATAAGATATTAGTTATTAGTAGTTAATTGTTTACATAGTATTTAAAGTAAAAGTACTcggtaaaaataattattaaatataaaaataatgatattattATTCTAATCAAAATACTCCCTCAACATCTAAAAGTTAGGAGATGTAACTTTTCATGAACCATTTTTTTAATCTTTAAACACTAGTATAAATAATATACTACCGAACAGTATAAATAAGAAAGGTAATATGTTAACTAGTTCAAAACACTAAATGCAACGATAAAGTTATTGTCcaataaggaaaaaaaataataaaaatatgagaaattAGCAATGA carries:
- the LOC110664063 gene encoding NAC domain-containing protein 102; the encoded protein is MVSSMYDNSPEETVKDEQVTEENQLESTVGNKKLKEELNLVCGYRFSPYDYELIVYFLLRKILGMQLPVNIIPEIDLYHYDADQLPISEFKYGMPGEAYFFTHTERRYASGSLLKRTTNTGFWKASGVDAKIVHKKRVIGLKKTMVFYWGKAPAGVKSSWIMHEYRVNPNLFPQAEQDKSLKTKLESYVVCRIRKKNKDSKAKVPEEG
- the LOC110664079 gene encoding uncharacterized protein LOC110664079, producing MGFKRPFDSEEFQELPCKQARQVDYSNKLTQFANLYKTTSQGLDGTDDYEGSIVKSQQHDTFENNGVTADPSFAKDVEVSAPLPLVTSSSGDEDVGYRVAAEDVGYRVAAYSSHSPEHSEFGFPQRFVPFENAYSSYLDRSPRRQVPLGPDHQASIPMWGGHEKKYPLEQVDSVDPNNFSSLSGSDLIYDDNEEKLMGACIIPMPDIESSADNSNEAGRGRTDCSCLDEGSIRCVRQHIMEAQQKLRKSLGHEKLMNLGLYDIGEEVTHKWSEDEQRLFHAVVFSNPASLGQNFWNYLSQVFPYRSTKEIVSYYFNVFMLRRRAAQNRSNLLEIDSDDDELHEINRGPFEVRVSDEDDGSDIESLDQYGYADHGEDTLVEDDDDDEDDDEDDDEDDDDDDDDDGDGDGDGNLGDVSGDATGEDSGVDYVSEAHDLNSFDGSRLDAVVKHVDNNAGSSGEDFTVQDDSCMSFEFQADKFESCDPVDTGVALQLSGVKGDDRECLPSNGDEYSVVADQLYLTDHCDAKPWDAHYTVPMKGVDLLPTCNIIEEIFGDGTSNE